AAAAAGAGAAAAAAGAGCTTCTGAATAAAGCCAAAGCCCACCTTGATGACCATGACGTCACCAAAGCGGAAGCTATTTTTCGCAAACTAATGCGCAATCATGACAAAGACTTTGATCTTAAAATTAATATTGTGGATCTGCTCATTGAAGCCCAGGAATATCAGAAAGCCATTGATTACCTGAAATTGGCTTACAAGGATAATCCCAAGTCTGTACATATATATAACAGACTGGGCATGGCCTTAAGGAAGCTTGGCAAATATGAGGACTCTGAAAAGGCTTACAAGCAGGCAGTCAAAATCAGCCCCAGGGATGAATATCTGCACTTTAATCTGGGCCGTTTGTACATTGAAATGCAACAATGGGTAAACGCTATGGATTCAGCTGAAAAGGCGATTAAAATTAATCCAGACTTTAAACAGGCCAAAAAAATGCTGAAATTTTCTCAAGGGAAAGTCGGCAATAAATAGCATCGTCATGCTGTCAATTTAGTAATAGAGCGCTCCACCCGGGAGGCCCAGGGGTGGCGGTTCTTAAGTATCAATAACCACTTTTTTGGATCGAGCTTTGAAAAACATTCAAGATGCTGCTCTTACTCTTTTGCTACGCCAGCCCATAGAAACTCACATTTTACCCGCTCATCTATACCGCTCTGACTCTCTTGCCCAGGAAATTGAAAA
The window above is part of the Desulfonatronovibrio magnus genome. Proteins encoded here:
- a CDS encoding tetratricopeptide repeat protein, producing MSHEITKARKNLNNVASMLKQDKILPAATAFNEGLSTYLRSKLLQNEKKEFADLLDKTLYLLNNHPKIREVFPILLTMEPGKEKELLENIRELIQTLQNQMTDSARLSHEDLEKEKKELLNKAKAHLDDHDVTKAEAIFRKLMRNHDKDFDLKINIVDLLIEAQEYQKAIDYLKLAYKDNPKSVHIYNRLGMALRKLGKYEDSEKAYKQAVKISPRDEYLHFNLGRLYIEMQQWVNAMDSAEKAIKINPDFKQAKKMLKFSQGKVGNK